The region ggaaaagaccctgatgctggaaaagattgagggcaggaggaaaagtggacgacagaggatgagatggttggatgatatcatagactcaatggatatgagtttgagcaaactccaagagatagtgaaggacagggaaggtaggcgtcctgcagtccatgaggtcacaaggagtctgacacaacttagccactgaacaacaaacaacaacaatgggcATGAGAAACAGACTGTGAGAGCAAAAtcaataagttcatttctatttcctctctttcctcccctcctgGTATTCCAGGGCACTCCTATCCTTCCTCTCATAACCCTTTTGATTCAGcagaatattttaattcttttatcaaAACCTAGGGAGGCTGGGGAGTAAGAAGCAATGCTTTGTGGCAAATAATCACTGCATATTTTCTGCAACTACAGTTTAAGGGGTTATATTATAGGTGTTTTGGTTCTGTGAATTAGGGCAGTATTTTCATGTGATCACTGACTCTcaaatttgatttattttctacTCTTTTTCAGGTAAAATTGAGTCACCTCTGTTTGCAGAGACAATGGGTAGAGCCAACCACTCCATGGTGTCTGAGTTTGTGTTCCTGGGACTCTCCAGTTCCTGGGAGATCcagcttcttcttttcctttttttctctgtgttctaCATGGCAAGCCTGATGGGAAACCTCCTTGTTGTGTTCTCTGTGAGTGCTGACGCTAGCTTGCACTCCCCCATGTATTTCCTGCTGGCCAACCTCTCCTTTCTTGACATGGGGTTTTGCTCTACTACTACTCCCAAAATGATTTATGACCTTTTCAGAAAATGCAAAGCCATCTCTTTTGGGGGTTGCCTAACTCAGATCTTCTTTATTCATGCCATTGGGGGCACAGAAATGGTGCTGCTCATTGCCATGGCCTTTGACAGATATGTGGCCATATGCAAGCCTCTCCACTACCTGACCATCATGAACCCACgaatgtgtgttttaattttggctgctGCCTGGGTCCTTGGCCTCATCCACTCAGTGGCCCAACTGGCTTTTGTCATAGACTTGCCCTTCTGTGGTCCTAATGTACTGGATAGCTTTTATTGTGACCTCCCCCGACTCATTAAGCTTGCTTGCACAGAGACCCATAGGCTAGAGTTCATGGTCACCGCCAACAGTGGACTTATCTCCGTGGGTTCCTTCTTCATATTGATTATTTCCTACATCTTCATTCTGGTCACTGTTTGGAAACACTCCTCAGGTAGTGTATCCAAGACCCTCTCCACCTTGTCAGCTCACGTCACTGTGGTGGTCTTATTCTTTGGGCCATTAATCTTCTTCTAcacctggcccttcccttcatcACACTTGGACAAGTTCCTTGCTATCTTTGATGCAGTTCTCactccttttctgaatccagtcaTCTACACATTCAGGAACAAGGAGATGAAAGCAGCGATGAAGAAACACTACCATCAGCTTGTGAGTTACAGCAAGATACCCTAAATACTCTAAAGATAAAGAAATTTAGCTCTACCCACAATGACAATAGAAAAATGTCATCTTAGATTTCTATTAATTTTATGTACTAGGTAATAGTTAGACATTTTTCATGTTGCTATATACCAAATAAATAAGGAGAAAAAGAGCTAACATTGGAGTTTCTATTTTCCAACTTCTGTtggatttttatataaattattttatttaatatttatgaaaactctgggtcatttttattttgtttttttaataattaagaaATGCTTGACTCATTCTCTGTATAATTACTATGCAAAATACCTCAAACAAAAGTTGATTATCATCTTAATCCTCCACTTCCAATTTTCTTATCCATCAAAATGTGCCAAGCAGAGAATAACAATAGGTGTTGAAAAGTAATATATTATTCCTCACAAAGgaaggaaatattaatatttgcaaatgatgagacCAGCAAGGGATTCATCTACAAAATTTATGAATGGTTAATGTGGCTCAATATCCAAAAatcaaacaacctaatcaaaaaatgggtggaagatctTAATAGATGTTCAGatgccaagaggcacatgaaagatgctcaacttcactaattgttagagaaatgtagatcagaactacaatgaggtatcacctcacatgggtcagaacaaccatcatcaaaaaatccacaaacaacaaatgctggagtggatgtgAAGAAGTGGGGAACCTTCttgcgctgttggtgggaatataaattgatacagccactatggaggttccttagaaaactaaaaatagaactatcatatgacccagcaatccactaCTGGGGATATActcagaaaaccataattcaaaaagacacaagcatcccaatgttcacgcagcaccatttacaacagccaggacatggaaacagcctaaatgaccattgacgaatggataaagaaaatgtggtatgtacatacaatggaatattactcagcagtaaaaaggaatgaagctaGATCATTTATAGAGACATGGATGGGTCTATAGTCTGTCAtagtaagaaagaaagagaaaaacaaatattatatattaatgtatatatgtggaatcaaaaaaatggtacagatgaacctacttgctaggcaggaatagagacagagacacaaagaACAGACGTATGGACACAGGGTCGGGAAGGAAGAGAGGCGGCATGatctgggagattgggactgacatatatgcattaccatgtgtaaaatagatggctagtgggaacctgttgtataacacaggggGCTCAtctcggtgctctgtggtgacataGATGACATAGtcccttcctgacacagggaccgaacacacatctcctgcactggcaagcggattcttatcCACACAGTACAAATCTTTTATGAGAGATGGTTATATGAATAAAGAGTTTAAATATTGTTAAATCCTACTAATTCTGAATATATCAAGCTATAAAAGAAGTAATATTAAATACAGACAGGGTagagaaaagaattttcaaagcACAGCAAAAAATTTAACATAATCTTAATTGAccaacagaagaataaaaaatataattatgataTAGTTATATAATGCAATTTTATGtatgcattttaaattattttgtattacaatatttaataatataaaagaattctcaaaatattctgaaaaaatcAGGTTAACAATGTAGAGAGCATAAAATCACAATTGtgtaaatgtatatttatgtaggcatataaaaatactagaaataaatatCCCAGCACATTACTCATAATTATATCCAGATGGTAATTTTTATGggtaatttctattttaatctcTAATATCCATATAAATCTAACAGAATgagcatatttatattttattgacaagtataatattttcttaaagaaataagaaaacaggtATTTCACATCATAAGTAATTGAAAGAATTACTTAGAATCAAAGATGTACTTATCAATACTTTTTCGACTGTAAATGACATAATCACAACTTAAGCTTATGCAAGAGGATGGATGTACTGGCTTATTTAACAGCTCAGCTAGTAATCAAACTGAGTGCAAAAGCTGAATGTCCAAGACAGCTAGAATCAAGAACTTGAATACCACCAAACCTAAATACTACATCTTCTTCTCTaccatatctttttaaaaattatcccaGATTCAATTTATAACAGGAGGAAATATGATTGCCAGTAATTTCTACACATCACACTCCAAAAAGGACTTAGGCTTGGTTTCTCTATTCCCAAGTCTAACATCCTGGGAAGAAGCTCAGATTTGAACCTTCGTGGTCAGAGACATACCTGCACCATTCAACTGTGGCTTGGAGACATGTCATTATGATGTGGTTCAGAAGCCCAACCTTTAAACAGTAGTGGTCAGAGAGGTAGGATCTACATGCCTTCTTCTAATCATACCACACAGTTACCGCAAGAAAAAGATAACATTTACCAGAAGAAGAAGGTTGCTGATTTGGGCAAAGAACAGAATAGATGACCACTAAAAACAGGTATTATTTTAGAATAAGAAAGAATGACCTTGAAAAACTTTTACATAGTACAGAAACTCATTCACTATGTAGTTGGGGAATCTATCTATGGATATAGATATATCTATAATGGATATAATGGATAATCTATCATGGATATAGACCTGACACAAAGGCATAAAGAGAAAAGACTGAGAGAAGCAGGCATTTCTCTAAACCAACACACAAAAATAGCAAGGAATCGGAGAACCCCAGCTGGAACTACTGAATGTTGTTTAATCCATGGGAGAGAAAAAACAGTGAAATTCTATTTCAAAAATACCACTTCAGAAAAATTATAGGGAGACTGAGAATACTGTGAGCTAATAAACTGACACTGATATATAGGTAtcagttttctaaatgttaaaaaaaaaaggagtcaaagaatgaataaatgatataaggcaaaggaaatcaaaacagaaagCTAGCAaattataaagtgaaataaattagaagGTAAATAAGGACCACTTAAGACAATAGTAAGACTGATTAACTGATTAAGGGGTATGGTGTCTATATAAGGATGTATATGGCTCAGTCATTTGCACTACAGGTTTGAGACTGGACCTTGGTTCCTCTTTGTTGAAATGAGTATGAATTGGAATTTCTAATCTATTGATGTAAATCCCTCATTCCTATAAAATAGAATATGATCATATATAAAACACTTCCCAAACTAAAGTTTAGCttgctgtgttgtgctgtgctcagtcgtgtctgactctgcaactccatggactgtggtctaccaagctcctctgtccatgggatttttcaggcaagaatacttgagtgggttgccatttcccactccaggggatcttcatgacccaggaattgaccttgcatctcttatgtcttctgtattggcaggtgaattctttggaattctttatcactagcactacctggcaatatggcaccccactccatctctcttgcctggaaaaccccatgggcggaggagcctggtgggctgcagtccctggggtctcgaagagtcgggcacaaccgagcgacttcactttcacttttcactttcatgcattggagaaggaaatggcaacccactccaatgttcttgcctggagaatcccagggacgggggagcctggtgggctgccatctatggggccacacagagtcggacacgactgaggcgactcagcagcagcagcagcactatctGGAAATCTTACAAGGACTTAAATCATCCAAATGCAACAGGAATAATCATGCcagcagaaggaaaaggaggagcaTGGCTAGTAACTTATGGAAATAAGAATGCACGTGTAAGAGCACAGGGGTTACATAGCCTGGAACATAGTAGGAACAATAATCAAAGGTAAATCTTGTGATGACCAGCCAGCACAGTCAAGATAAAAGTCCTGACCTAAGGATCCTATTTTCCAGTTGTAATGACAGTCATATCCTGGTGTGAAGAAATAGGCATTAAGTATCAAAATctgatataattaatattttaataattggaGTAACTGTTCTTGTTC is a window of Ovis canadensis isolate MfBH-ARS-UI-01 breed Bighorn chromosome 7, ARS-UI_OviCan_v2, whole genome shotgun sequence DNA encoding:
- the LOC138444066 gene encoding olfactory receptor 4F6-like produces the protein MGRANHSMVSEFVFLGLSSSWEIQLLLFLFFSVFYMASLMGNLLVVFSVSADASLHSPMYFLLANLSFLDMGFCSTTTPKMIYDLFRKCKAISFGGCLTQIFFIHAIGGTEMVLLIAMAFDRYVAICKPLHYLTIMNPRMCVLILAAAWVLGLIHSVAQLAFVIDLPFCGPNVLDSFYCDLPRLIKLACTETHRLEFMVTANSGLISVGSFFILIISYIFILVTVWKHSSGSVSKTLSTLSAHVTVVVLFFGPLIFFYTWPFPSSHLDKFLAIFDAVLTPFLNPVIYTFRNKEMKAAMKKHYHQLVSYSKIP